One genomic region from Evansella sp. LMS18 encodes:
- a CDS encoding glycoside hydrolase family 43 protein, which produces MTTIQNPILTGFNPDPSICRAGEDYYIAVSTFEWFPGVGIYHSKDLKNWKLVSRPLNRLSQLNMLGNPDSGGIWAPALSYSDGKFWLIYTDVKVTEGQWKDSHNYLVTCDTIDGEWSEPIRLNSSGFDPSLFHDDDGKKYLVNMVWDHRISHHNFYGIVLQEYSVEEQKLVGKKEIIFKGTDVMLTEAPHLYKLNGYYYLLTAEGGTKYDHQATIARSKDLRGPYEVHPENPLITSFPYPRNPLQKAGHASIVQTHTDEWFLVHLTGRPLPQENKPLLDPRGYCPLGRETAIQRLEWKEDWPYVVGGNQPSWEIEGPAIEEVKWEEAPAVQDDFNGDELSLHFQTLRIPLGEETVSLKNNPGHLRLYGKESLTSKHTQAFVARRWQHFNFTAETKVAFQPESFQQAAGLVNYYNTQNWTALQVTWHEDKGRILDIMTCDNFSFDQPLKGNEIEIPEDVEYVYLKVDVKTNIYRYSYSFDGSSWTEIPVDFHSYKLSDDYIQGGGFFTGAFVGMQCQDTSGENLPADFDYFVYKEEK; this is translated from the coding sequence ATGACAACAATTCAAAACCCTATATTAACAGGCTTCAACCCTGACCCAAGCATTTGCCGTGCCGGCGAAGATTACTATATTGCTGTTTCTACTTTTGAGTGGTTCCCTGGCGTGGGTATCTACCATTCTAAAGATTTGAAAAACTGGAAGCTCGTATCACGCCCGCTGAACCGCCTCAGCCAGCTTAATATGCTGGGAAATCCGGATTCCGGCGGCATCTGGGCCCCTGCCCTCTCCTACAGTGACGGAAAATTCTGGCTCATCTATACAGATGTAAAAGTGACAGAAGGCCAATGGAAGGACAGCCATAACTATTTAGTTACATGCGATACGATTGATGGCGAATGGTCTGAACCTATCCGCCTGAACAGCTCAGGTTTCGACCCTTCCCTTTTCCATGATGATGACGGGAAAAAATATCTCGTTAATATGGTATGGGATCACCGTATTTCCCACCATAACTTCTACGGAATTGTCCTTCAGGAGTACAGTGTGGAAGAACAGAAGCTTGTGGGTAAAAAAGAGATTATTTTTAAAGGTACAGATGTGATGCTTACGGAAGCTCCTCATTTATATAAATTAAATGGCTATTATTATCTGTTAACTGCCGAGGGCGGTACTAAATATGACCACCAGGCGACAATCGCCCGTTCGAAAGACCTGCGTGGGCCATATGAAGTACATCCGGAAAATCCGTTAATTACGTCTTTCCCTTATCCAAGGAACCCGCTTCAAAAAGCCGGACACGCTTCCATCGTGCAGACTCACACAGACGAATGGTTCCTTGTTCACTTAACAGGAAGACCGCTGCCTCAGGAAAACAAGCCGCTTCTTGACCCTAGAGGATACTGCCCATTAGGACGTGAAACAGCAATCCAGCGCCTGGAGTGGAAAGAAGACTGGCCGTATGTTGTCGGCGGCAACCAGCCATCATGGGAGATCGAAGGACCGGCAATTGAGGAAGTAAAATGGGAAGAGGCCCCTGCGGTGCAGGATGACTTCAATGGAGACGAGCTAAGCTTGCATTTCCAGACACTGCGTATACCTCTCGGGGAAGAAACAGTGTCCTTAAAGAATAATCCAGGCCACCTTCGTCTGTACGGAAAAGAATCTTTAACGTCCAAGCACACTCAGGCATTTGTAGCAAGACGCTGGCAGCACTTTAACTTCACAGCGGAAACAAAGGTAGCATTCCAGCCGGAATCTTTCCAGCAGGCAGCCGGGCTTGTAAACTATTACAACACGCAAAACTGGACAGCCCTCCAGGTAACATGGCACGAAGATAAAGGCAGAATCCTCGACATCATGACATGCGACAATTTCTCCTTTGACCAGCCATTAAAGGGCAATGAAATCGAGATTCCGGAAGATGTGGAATATGTCTACCTGAAAGTAGATGTAAAAACAAATATCTACCGCTACTCCTACTCTTTTGACGGAAGCAGCTGGACGGAAATCCCGGTTGATTTCCATTCTTATAAGCTGTCAGATGACTATATCCAGGGCGGCGGATTCTTCACAGGCGCATTCGTGGGCATGCAATGCCAGGATACGTCAGGTGAAAACCTCCCTGCTGATTTTGATTATTTCGTATACAAAGAAGAAAAATAA
- a CDS encoding LVIVD repeat-containing protein, whose protein sequence is MFVKGTLVGVLALGTFAPTGFAHDALDESSAQKGERYVFSNEELPNLSDPYIGGTNQFSNLREAASLQLSELDGRQNNAADVYAHKGFAYVGTHTANGADGGVRVFDMQDPENPEEVAVFAHDDVDGTWHEKVIVKSVNTPHFKGDLAVVSVQQLDRNADTSGGTLLYDVTDPYNPEKLGFWETYEDTRGTHELYLTTQGNRALLLTSNPYADYYSTTIDAVAEEERRMDFAIVDVSNPAEPETLWEFDPRSLPEVPEDFNGYNWVDEHGKTRAVFNHSVITDNNGQYAYVSMWDLGTLIFDITDPENPEYISRTDYASDQQGAAHSAALAKGGNILIETREVSNPVREGFESAYGYTRIFDISDKSNPELLSEFKTDLTFQVEDGATFANTVHDPKVRGNTLYLSYYAGGVVMVDISDPSNPVQTGQYTPEQADVWGVFVDRNYILASDMGQGLKVLQRNNGGGNNGNNGNAHGHTQGR, encoded by the coding sequence TTGTTTGTAAAAGGTACACTCGTAGGAGTACTTGCATTAGGAACATTTGCCCCGACAGGTTTTGCTCATGACGCTCTGGATGAGTCTTCCGCCCAGAAAGGCGAGAGATATGTATTCAGCAATGAGGAGCTCCCTAATTTGAGTGACCCATACATAGGCGGGACAAATCAGTTTTCAAACCTGCGGGAAGCTGCATCCCTTCAGCTTAGTGAGCTGGATGGCAGGCAAAATAACGCTGCAGACGTATACGCGCATAAGGGATTCGCATACGTGGGAACACATACTGCCAACGGTGCTGACGGCGGAGTAAGGGTTTTTGACATGCAGGATCCGGAAAACCCGGAAGAGGTAGCTGTATTTGCACATGATGATGTTGATGGTACATGGCATGAAAAAGTTATCGTGAAAAGCGTTAACACGCCTCACTTTAAAGGGGATCTGGCTGTGGTAAGTGTGCAGCAGCTGGACAGAAATGCAGACACTTCCGGCGGAACTCTGCTTTATGATGTGACAGATCCATATAATCCGGAAAAGCTTGGTTTCTGGGAAACTTATGAAGATACGCGCGGTACTCACGAACTGTATTTGACTACACAAGGCAACAGGGCATTGCTGCTTACTTCTAATCCGTACGCTGATTATTACAGCACGACAATTGACGCTGTAGCTGAAGAAGAGAGAAGAATGGACTTCGCTATTGTGGATGTATCAAATCCAGCAGAGCCGGAAACATTATGGGAATTCGACCCAAGATCGCTTCCGGAAGTACCTGAGGATTTCAACGGGTATAACTGGGTGGACGAGCATGGGAAAACAAGAGCAGTGTTCAACCACAGTGTGATCACTGACAATAATGGACAGTATGCTTATGTTTCCATGTGGGATCTTGGTACGCTCATCTTTGATATTACAGATCCGGAGAACCCTGAGTATATCTCCCGTACTGATTATGCTTCAGACCAGCAGGGTGCTGCACACTCCGCTGCGCTTGCAAAAGGCGGAAACATTCTTATTGAAACAAGAGAAGTTTCGAACCCGGTGAGGGAAGGATTCGAATCTGCTTACGGTTACACTCGTATTTTTGACATCAGCGATAAGTCCAACCCTGAGCTTCTCAGTGAATTTAAAACAGACTTAACGTTCCAGGTGGAAGATGGAGCAACGTTTGCAAATACGGTTCACGATCCAAAAGTTCGCGGAAACACGCTCTACTTGAGCTACTATGCAGGTGGTGTCGTAATGGTTGATATTTCCGACCCGTCGAACCCGGTACAAACCGGCCAGTACACTCCTGAACAGGCAGATGTGTGGGGAGTATTCGTGGACAGGAACTACATCCTCGCTTCTGACATGGGACAAGGCCTGAAAGTGCTGCAAAGAAACAATGGCGGCGGAAATAACGGAAACAACGGGAATGCTCACGGGCATACTCAAGGAAGATAA